One part of the Fundidesulfovibrio putealis DSM 16056 genome encodes these proteins:
- a CDS encoding SDR family oxidoreductase — MSFHLDLAGRRALVTGGTMGVGAAVVESLRNAGVTVAAAARSVPDVSPDGVMYVAADLTTAKGCQDVADCVLDRFGGIDIIVNVLGGSSAPAGGFASLNDSEWEAAINRNLMPAVRLDRALLPSMIAQGSGVIIHVTSIQRQLPLPESTTAYAAAKAALSTYSKSLSKEVTPKGIRVVRVSPGWIETEAAVRLAERLADQAGTDYEGGKKIIMESLGGIPLGRPARPQEVADLITFLVSPRAASITGTEYVIDGGTIPTA, encoded by the coding sequence ATGAGCTTCCACCTGGATCTCGCAGGGCGCAGGGCGCTTGTTACGGGCGGGACGATGGGCGTGGGTGCTGCCGTCGTCGAGTCCTTGCGCAATGCCGGGGTGACAGTCGCGGCAGCGGCGCGTTCGGTTCCCGACGTATCGCCCGATGGCGTGATGTATGTCGCCGCTGATCTGACAACAGCCAAGGGGTGCCAGGACGTGGCGGATTGCGTGCTGGACCGTTTCGGCGGCATAGACATCATCGTCAATGTCCTCGGAGGGTCAAGCGCGCCCGCTGGCGGCTTCGCGAGCCTGAATGACAGTGAGTGGGAGGCCGCGATCAACCGGAACCTGATGCCGGCGGTGCGCCTCGACAGGGCGTTGCTCCCATCAATGATCGCCCAGGGATCTGGCGTCATCATCCACGTCACGTCCATACAACGTCAGCTGCCGCTGCCGGAATCGACCACCGCCTACGCTGCGGCGAAGGCTGCGCTCTCAACCTACAGCAAGAGTCTGTCCAAGGAAGTGACGCCAAAGGGCATCCGGGTGGTGCGCGTCTCTCCGGGCTGGATTGAGACCGAAGCAGCCGTCCGTCTCGCGGAGCGCCTCGCGGATCAGGCAGGAACAGACTACGAGGGCGGAAAAAAGATCATCATGGAATCCCTTGGCGGTATTCCACTTGGCCGCCCGGCCCGCCCCCAAGAGGTTGCCGACCTGATCACGTTCCTGGTTTCGCCGCGAGCGGCATCAATCACAGGCACTGAGTACGTCATCGACGGAGGGACCATCCCCACGGCCTGA
- the rnc gene encoding ribonuclease III, which yields MTEDAFTSLQEAISYSFRQVKLLDMAMTHSSFANERSCDHNERLEFLGDAVLELTVSEVLYTRFPDAPEGVLTKLRARLVSMPSLAEMAKNLGLEEHVKLGKGEESQGGRMRDSLLSDAFEALLGAVFLDGGYAAAKQVVSGLFAPFWPQDVEPPKARDFKSRLQELTQRCHRTRPIYRLLGSSGPEHEKLFEVELSLPDGQTLLAKGPSVKKAEQTAARIALDMLENPS from the coding sequence ATGACGGAAGATGCGTTCACTAGCCTTCAGGAAGCTATTTCCTATAGCTTCCGCCAAGTCAAGCTGCTGGACATGGCCATGACCCACAGCTCCTTCGCCAACGAGCGCAGCTGCGATCACAACGAACGCCTGGAATTCCTGGGTGATGCGGTGCTCGAGCTGACCGTTTCCGAGGTTTTGTACACCCGTTTTCCCGATGCGCCGGAAGGTGTTCTGACAAAACTGCGCGCCCGGCTGGTGAGCATGCCGAGCCTCGCGGAGATGGCCAAGAACCTTGGCCTGGAAGAGCACGTGAAATTGGGAAAGGGAGAAGAAAGCCAGGGCGGACGTATGCGCGACTCGCTTTTGTCCGACGCTTTCGAGGCGCTTCTGGGAGCGGTTTTTCTGGACGGCGGCTACGCGGCCGCCAAGCAGGTGGTGTCTGGGCTGTTCGCCCCGTTCTGGCCCCAGGACGTGGAGCCGCCCAAGGCCCGCGACTTCAAGAGCAGGTTGCAGGAACTGACGCAGCGCTGCCACCGCACGCGGCCCATCTACCGGCTGCTGGGCAGTTCCGGGCCGGAGCACGAGAAACTCTTCGAGGTGGAGCTTTCCCTGCCGGACGGTCAGACGCTTCTGGCCAAAGGCCCCAGCGTGAAGAAGGCTGAACAGACAGCCGCCCGGATTGCCCTGGACATGCTGGAAAATCCTTCCTGA
- a CDS encoding nuclear transport factor 2 family protein → MSIKLPEPIDAYFKADKGDSEAVSLCFTENAVVKDEGHTYNGLAAIKQWKTDSSNKYTYTVAPFACDEKDGITIVTSRVTGNFPGSPVDLRYFFRLDGSKIASLEITL, encoded by the coding sequence ATGTCTATCAAACTACCAGAACCCATCGACGCCTATTTTAAAGCGGACAAAGGTGACAGCGAGGCTGTCTCCCTGTGCTTCACCGAGAACGCCGTTGTGAAGGACGAAGGCCACACTTACAACGGTCTTGCCGCCATAAAGCAATGGAAAACAGACTCTTCAAATAAATACACATACACCGTCGCACCATTCGCATGCGACGAAAAGGACGGCATTACCATCGTCACCAGCCGGGTGACCGGCAACTTCCCCGGCAGCCCCGTTGATCTTCGATACTTCTTTCGTCTCGATGGCAGCAAGATCGCATCCCTGGAAATCACCCTATGA
- a CDS encoding acetate--CoA ligase family protein translates to MERNDQLKALFDPQAVAVIGASRTQGKVGHLVVSNLLAAGYQGKIFPVNPHGGEILGLTVTSSIEGLPRGLDLAVICVPRAEVIESLERLAAIGTRAVVIITAGFKEVGRKGYYLEEEAASICRRHSMIMLGPNCLGLVNTANGLNATFAAGNPEKGSIAFFSQSGALCIAILDAALGKGIGFSKFVSLGNKAALDETDMLRALKDDPDTKVILGYVENINDGQAFLRAAQEATIEKPVIMIKSGTTPAGARAASSHTGAMAGAEDAYQAAFTQSGIIRVRGVEDMFHLAMAFSTQPTPTGPNLCVVTNSGGPGILAADAAERSKLNMAPLRGQTVDQLKEFLPNYAALYNPVDIIGDADASRFSKALEVVIADPMVHMVLALLTPTPAVDVEAVARAVAAQAAVCGKPVVACFMGESKVSGAREILRRAHVPCYNYPDSAVMALDALFRHAEWKKRPLPVEICYMSNTFHARDVLDRAKAKGFTELVEFQAQDVLKAYGLPVPKTILARTSDEAAQAAKSIGYPVVLKIASPQISHKSDVGGVVVGIDNEEDLRKAFLSVTNRAKRVKEAYVMGCLVQEMAPKGSREVFAGFKRDPQFGPLVLFGLGGVYVEVLRDVSGRLAPLSLLDVGEMVREIKSYPILRGVRGEPPVDFRAIEDVLLTLSQIAVDFPEIEECDFNPVMAYPGGALVVDARFTLGKPVAEES, encoded by the coding sequence ATGGAAAGAAACGACCAGTTGAAAGCGCTCTTTGATCCGCAGGCAGTTGCGGTCATAGGAGCATCGCGCACTCAGGGCAAGGTGGGGCATCTCGTGGTGTCCAACCTGCTTGCTGCGGGTTATCAGGGGAAAATTTTTCCGGTCAACCCCCACGGAGGAGAAATCCTGGGTTTGACCGTAACTTCTTCCATCGAAGGGCTGCCTCGCGGCCTGGACTTGGCCGTGATCTGCGTCCCCAGGGCCGAGGTCATCGAATCCCTGGAGCGCCTCGCGGCCATCGGGACACGCGCCGTGGTGATCATCACCGCAGGCTTCAAGGAAGTGGGGCGCAAGGGCTACTACCTCGAAGAGGAAGCCGCAAGCATTTGCCGCCGCCATTCCATGATAATGCTCGGCCCCAACTGCCTGGGCCTCGTGAACACCGCCAACGGACTGAACGCCACCTTTGCGGCGGGCAACCCCGAAAAGGGGTCCATCGCGTTCTTCTCCCAGTCCGGGGCGCTGTGCATCGCCATCCTGGACGCGGCCCTGGGCAAGGGCATCGGCTTCTCCAAGTTCGTGAGCCTGGGCAACAAGGCCGCCCTTGACGAGACCGACATGCTGCGCGCCCTGAAGGACGACCCGGACACCAAGGTCATCCTGGGCTACGTGGAGAACATCAACGACGGGCAGGCCTTCCTGCGCGCCGCTCAGGAAGCTACCATCGAGAAGCCGGTCATCATGATAAAGTCCGGCACCACTCCTGCGGGCGCGCGCGCCGCGTCCAGCCACACCGGGGCCATGGCCGGGGCCGAGGACGCCTACCAGGCGGCCTTCACCCAGTCGGGCATCATCCGGGTGCGCGGCGTGGAGGACATGTTCCATCTGGCCATGGCCTTCTCCACCCAGCCCACGCCCACAGGCCCCAACCTGTGCGTGGTGACCAACTCCGGCGGTCCTGGCATCCTGGCTGCGGACGCCGCCGAGCGCTCCAAGCTGAACATGGCCCCGCTGCGCGGCCAGACCGTGGACCAGCTCAAGGAATTTCTGCCCAACTACGCGGCGCTGTATAACCCGGTGGACATCATCGGAGACGCCGACGCCTCGCGTTTCTCCAAGGCGCTGGAGGTGGTGATCGCCGACCCCATGGTGCACATGGTGCTGGCGCTCCTGACGCCCACCCCCGCCGTGGACGTGGAGGCCGTGGCCCGCGCCGTGGCCGCACAGGCGGCGGTGTGCGGCAAGCCCGTGGTGGCTTGCTTCATGGGCGAATCCAAGGTGTCCGGGGCGCGCGAGATTCTGCGGCGCGCCCACGTTCCCTGCTACAACTATCCGGATTCCGCAGTGATGGCCCTGGACGCGCTGTTTCGCCACGCCGAGTGGAAAAAACGTCCCCTGCCCGTGGAAATCTGCTACATGTCCAACACGTTCCACGCGCGCGACGTGCTGGACCGGGCCAAGGCCAAGGGCTTCACGGAGCTCGTGGAGTTCCAGGCCCAGGACGTGCTGAAGGCCTACGGGCTGCCCGTTCCCAAGACCATCCTGGCGCGCACCTCGGACGAGGCGGCCCAGGCGGCCAAGTCCATCGGCTATCCGGTGGTGCTGAAGATCGCCTCGCCGCAGATCTCGCACAAGTCCGACGTGGGCGGCGTGGTGGTGGGCATCGACAACGAGGAGGACCTGCGCAAGGCCTTCCTGTCGGTCACCAACCGGGCCAAGCGCGTGAAGGAAGCCTACGTGATGGGCTGTCTGGTGCAGGAGATGGCTCCAAAAGGCTCGCGCGAGGTGTTCGCGGGGTTCAAGCGCGATCCGCAGTTCGGGCCGCTGGTGCTTTTCGGACTGGGCGGCGTGTACGTCGAGGTGTTGCGCGACGTGTCCGGGCGCCTGGCCCCGCTGTCGCTTCTGGACGTGGGGGAGATGGTGCGCGAGATCAAGAGCTACCCCATCCTGCGGGGAGTGCGCGGAGAGCCGCCGGTGGATTTCCGCGCCATCGAGGACGTTCTGCTGACGTTGTCGCAGATCGCGGTGGATTTTCCCGAAATCGAGGAATGCGATTTCAATCCGGTCATGGCCTATCCCGGAGGGGCGCTCGTGGTGGACGCCCGCTTCACTTTGGGCAAGCCCGTGGCCGAAGAGAGTTGA
- a CDS encoding flagellin N-terminal helical domain-containing protein — protein MSLVINHNLMAMNAARNLGDSYDQLGVSTRRLSSGLRVGTAADDAAGLAIRELMRADISSLNQGVRNANDAISMIQTADGALGVIDEKLIRMKELATQAATGTYTSDQRLIIDSEYQAMASEITRIASATDFNGIYLLNGNLSSNVHNGTGLNPIGKIKIHFGTGNSSAEDYYFINIGTSTASAFGLGLGAAATSPGGRAISTQALAQQALDQINNAIVSKDKIRAQLGATQNRLQNTIQNLQIQAENLQSAESRISDVDVATEMTQFVRQQILTQSAVAMLAQANSLPKMAMQLIGG, from the coding sequence ATGTCCCTGGTCATTAACCACAACCTTATGGCGATGAACGCCGCTCGGAACCTTGGCGATTCGTACGATCAGCTCGGCGTCTCCACCCGCCGACTGTCTTCGGGACTTCGCGTAGGAACCGCAGCTGACGACGCCGCCGGTCTGGCCATCCGCGAGCTCATGCGCGCGGACATCAGCTCCCTGAACCAAGGCGTGCGCAACGCCAACGACGCCATCTCCATGATCCAGACGGCGGACGGAGCGCTCGGCGTCATCGACGAGAAGCTCATCCGCATGAAGGAGCTGGCCACGCAGGCGGCCACGGGCACCTACACATCCGACCAGCGCCTGATCATCGACTCGGAATATCAGGCCATGGCCTCGGAAATCACCCGTATCGCTTCCGCCACGGACTTCAACGGAATCTATCTGCTGAACGGGAACCTTTCCAGCAACGTGCACAACGGCACGGGCCTGAATCCCATCGGCAAGATCAAGATCCACTTCGGCACCGGCAACTCCAGCGCCGAAGACTACTATTTCATCAACATCGGCACGTCCACGGCGTCGGCCTTCGGTCTGGGCCTCGGAGCGGCGGCCACCTCCCCCGGAGGCCGGGCCATCTCCACCCAGGCGCTTGCCCAGCAGGCACTGGACCAGATCAACAACGCCATCGTGTCCAAGGACAAGATTCGCGCGCAGCTCGGCGCCACCCAGAACCGGCTGCAAAATACCATCCAGAACCTGCAGATCCAGGCCGAAAACCTGCAATCCGCAGAGTCGCGAATCTCCGACGTGGACGTTGCGACCGAAATGACGCAGTTCGTGCGCCAGCAGATTCTCACCCAGTCTGCGGTTGCCATGCTCGCCCAGGCCAACAGCCTGCCGAAGATGGCCATGCAGCTGATCGGCGGCTAA
- a CDS encoding winged helix-turn-helix transcriptional regulator, with product MGKKWTPTSAAHAVGQALKILEGKWKMVILFHLFGGNMLRFSELEKAIPSITQKMLIQQLRQMEVDGVVRRIVHHQVPPKVEYGLTDWGQALCPVLDSLLKWADLREERSEDDA from the coding sequence ATGGGAAAAAAATGGACACCCACCTCGGCCGCACATGCTGTCGGGCAGGCGCTCAAGATCCTCGAAGGGAAGTGGAAGATGGTGATCCTGTTTCATCTGTTCGGAGGGAATATGCTGCGATTCTCCGAACTTGAAAAGGCAATTCCTTCCATCACACAGAAGATGCTGATCCAGCAGCTACGCCAAATGGAAGTCGACGGAGTTGTCCGGCGTATTGTCCATCATCAGGTGCCGCCGAAAGTTGAATACGGTCTGACTGATTGGGGGCAGGCGCTTTGCCCGGTGCTCGATTCGCTGCTCAAATGGGCCGATCTGCGTGAGGAGCGCAGCGAGGACGACGCCTGA